Genomic segment of Syntrophales bacterium:
TCCTGGGGCGGCAGTTGCGGATTTCATTGGTTTTCCTTTCAAAATAATCGAAACCAAATTTAACAAATTCCATCGAAATAGAAATCAGAAAGAGGTAGATATGTTTTGAATTTTCATGTGATGTTTATCATTTATAGATTACTTAAGGAATTTGATAAAGGAAAAATGGTTCTTTCTCATTTCAAGTGGGTAACCCAACTTTGCTATAGTCCAACTTCCCTGTAAGCATATAGATTATTGTTCTGAGGTTTTTAAATGTCCTATAACCTCTTGCCTTTGCCTTTGCTGCCTGCACCAAACTGTTGAGCCCTTCTAATATGCCATTACTTAACTTGCTGTCATACCAGCGCAGCACTCCAGACCAATGACGCTTTATCGTCTTCGCTGCTTCCTTTATTGCTTCAATTCGGCTATGTGTCGCCCAGAAATACCATTTCTTTAACGACTTCTCAAAGTTCTCTCGTGTCTTCTCCTTGTAGATTTCCTGAAAATTCTCACGAATATGATATGCCCTTACCGTCTTTAAGTTTAACCTCGACATAGACTCTATTGCCTTTAAACTCTCCTTCTGCAATTCCGTTAAGTTGGCTCTGTTCTTTAAAAATAGATACTTCTGTCCTCGTAATATCTCTTGCTCCTTTACTTCCGCCTTTCTCACTTCATCTACAGCGTTGTTGATTATCTTCATGATGTGAAATTTATCAAAGGTGATCTCCGCCTGGGGAAAGTTCTCTTCTACGCCTTTGATAAACGCCGGAGACATGTCTATGCTCATATCCGTTATATCGAGAGGCTTGCCTCCATGATCCATGAGGTCTTCCTTGAATTCAGAAGTGGTCTCAGATCCCTTGCCCTCTGCAACAAAGATCGTTTTCTTATCATCCAAATCTACAAACAGCCTGCCCGAAAGACAAGGTCAGGCGGGGGAGACATAGTCATGTCCTTTACTTTTAGATGTCTCATCGATCCCTATTTTAGTCACTCCAGAGTAATCCTCTAATTTCCGTCCGGCAACTGCCGGATAGTAGCTCATCATCCTCCAGAGTTTGTTGTCATCCACTTTGATTATCTGGGATACCCTGTTTACCGGCATCTCACGGCATAGTGTCATGGCAAATGATTCAAAGAGAAAGGTAAAATCGGCATCGCTTCGTGCCCACGGAACTTCAATCTGAAGTATCCCGTCTTCTTTACATTCTGTCCTCGGAACCCTTACAACCAAATAACATGCATATTGGAAAAAGTTCATATGCCGCCATTGCTTCTCTGTCGTATCATAGGCTTTTACTTCTTTCTTGCACTTCGGACATGGAAAAACACTCCCCTTCGGAAAATCAAGGAAGATATTTATCCTTCCTTCTTTCTCTAAAAACTCTATCTTTGTTATTTCCCACGGAGATTCCAACTTGAGTGCCTTGCTGAATAATGATTCTAAAACTTCCATTGAGGGCTCCTTCCTTTTTCCTCTATTTTACTCTACCCACTTGAAATGAGAAAGAACCCTTTTTTTCAAGTTCAATACCTTTGAAAGTAATTGTTAATTCTTTTTCTTGTTCGAAGGGAATTCCCTGATGTCTGAATTCAATGGCCAACGCTTCCTGGTAGACGGCTTCTAAAAAGCCGGGACCGAGCACTTTATGCACCTCCATACAGGCGCCGATAATTTTGTAACTCTCTTCTTTGAATACCAAATTTTCCATTTTTAAACTACGAATTACACGGATTACTCTAATAGTTTCATAACTACGAATTACACGGATTTACGCGAATTGTTTTTATTATACATATTTTTAGTGAAATTAGCGCTCCGCAGGAGTCTCTTTGAGATAATTAGTAGTTCAGAATCCTCTTTTCAACACTTTTTCGTAGTCGCTTTTGGCCATCATTCTGGCTAATTCTGCAAACTTTACCTTTGGTTGCCAGCCGAGTTTTTCTTTTGCTTTGGAATAATCACCAATTAAAAGATCAACTTCCGTTGGACGAAAATAGCGAGGATTGATTTCAATCAGCGTTTTGCCTGTCTGCTGATCCATTCCTTTTTCATTGACACCTTCACCCTGCCATTCAATACTCATATCAAGTTCAGCAAAGGCAATTTCACAAAAATCACGGACAGTATGTGTTTC
This window contains:
- a CDS encoding ISL3 family transposase, whose protein sequence is MDDKKTIFVAEGKGSETTSEFKEDLMDHGGKPLDITDMSIDMSPAFIKGVEENFPQAEITFDKFHIMKIINNAVDEVRKAEVKEQEILRGQKYLFLKNRANLTELQKESLKAIESMSRLNLKTVRAYHIRENFQEIYKEKTRENFEKSLKKWYFWATHSRIEAIKEAAKTIKRHWSGVLRWYDSKLSNGILEGLNSLVQAAKAKARGYRTFKNLRTIIYMLTGKLDYSKVGLPT
- a CDS encoding transposase family protein; the protein is MEVLESLFSKALKLESPWEITKIEFLEKEGRINIFLDFPKGSVFPCPKCKKEVKAYDTTEKQWRHMNFFQYACYLVVRVPRTECKEDGILQIEVPWARSDADFTFLFESFAMTLCREMPVNRVSQIIKVDDNKLWRMMSYYPAVAGRKLEDYSGVTKIGIDETSKSKGHDYVSPA
- a CDS encoding GxxExxY protein, yielding MENLVFKEESYKIIGACMEVHKVLGPGFLEAVYQEALAIEFRHQGIPFEQEKELTITFKGIELEKKGSFSFQVGRVK